One segment of Nostoc flagelliforme CCNUN1 DNA contains the following:
- a CDS encoding Ig-like domain-containing protein codes for MAPNPAVFNLSDLDGNNGFAIAWPYPDASSSSARDINGFINDIDGRLSSAGDFNGDGFDDLVIWTTNNIRGPETVGESYVVFGNSSGFGAVLSLSDLNSSNSFVINPIIPGQGLGSSVSSAGDFNGDGLDDLIIGAKYSEQNYVVFGSSGGFGAVLNLSDINGSNGLGIKAINVDSYSRYSVSSGGDFNGDGFDDVSIGQGFDRIYTKPDGKRYVIFGFATTTTTPNQPPVAVADTATTNEDTAFNISVLANDSDPDSNPLTVTNVNGSRMTVGTPITLSSGALLTLNADGTFTYNPNGQFETLGVGETGSDNFTYTISDRSFTSTASVNLTINGVNDPPTLISAFNLSDLNGSNGFVLNGIDERDFSGYSVSNAGDFNGDGFDDLIIGANGADPNSNDAAGESYVVFGSNSGFGASFNLSSLDGSNGFVINGINEGDFSGSSVSNAGDINGDGFEDLIIGARYADPNSNDTAGESYVVFGSSSGFGDRFNLSSLNGSNGFAINGINTFDSSGSSVSNAGDINGDGIDDLIIGAVLASPNDQFRSGESYVVFGSNSGFEASFNLSSLDGSNGFAINGINEGDFSGSSVSNAGDINGDGIDDLIIGAVLASPNDKSLAGESYVVFGRSSGFGARACFQTITTREWRRS; via the coding sequence ATGGCACCAAATCCAGCAGTTTTCAACCTTTCTGACCTCGATGGCAACAATGGTTTTGCGATCGCTTGGCCTTACCCAGACGCATCATCTAGTAGTGCCAGAGACATCAACGGCTTTATCAACGACATTGATGGAAGACTCAGCAGCGCCGGAGACTTCAACGGTGACGGTTTTGATGACCTAGTTATCTGGACAACAAATAACATCCGTGGACCGGAGACTGTTGGGGAAAGCTACGTAGTGTTTGGCAACAGCAGCGGCTTTGGAGCAGTCCTCAGTCTCTCAGACCTCAACAGCAGCAACAGCTTCGTAATCAACCCGATTATTCCAGGTCAGGGTTTAGGCTCCTCCGTCAGCAGTGCCGGAGATTTCAACGGTGACGGCCTTGATGACCTAATTATCGGCGCAAAATATTCTGAGCAGAACTACGTAGTGTTTGGCAGCAGCGGTGGCTTTGGAGCAGTTCTCAATCTCTCGGATATCAACGGCAGCAACGGCTTGGGGATTAAAGCCATTAACGTAGATAGCTACTCACGCTACTCCGTCAGCAGTGGCGGAGATTTCAACGGTGACGGCTTTGATGACGTGAGTATCGGGCAAGGTTTTGATCGAATCTACACTAAACCTGATGGAAAGAGATACGTCATTTTTGGCTTTGCCACTACTACTACAACTCCTAATCAACCTCCAGTCGCAGTTGCCGACACAGCTACTACTAACGAAGATACTGCCTTTAACATTTCAGTGTTAGCCAACGACAGCGACCCGGATAGCAATCCCTTGACGGTGACAAATGTCAATGGTAGTAGGATGACTGTTGGCACTCCTATTACCCTAAGTTCTGGTGCTTTACTGACTCTCAATGCTGATGGCACTTTTACTTACAACCCCAATGGTCAATTTGAAACTTTGGGTGTAGGTGAAACCGGCAGCGACAACTTCACCTATACTATCAGCGATCGCAGTTTTACCAGTACAGCTAGCGTCAACCTGACCATCAACGGCGTGAATGACCCACCCACCTTGATTTCTGCTTTCAACTTATCTGACCTCAACGGCAGCAACGGCTTCGTGCTGAATGGTATTGATGAGCGTGACTTCTCAGGCTACTCAGTCAGCAATGCCGGAGACTTCAACGGCGACGGCTTCGACGACCTAATTATCGGGGCAAATGGTGCCGACCCCAACAGTAATGACGCTGCCGGGGAAAGCTACGTGGTGTTTGGCAGCAACAGTGGCTTTGGAGCTAGCTTCAATCTCTCGTCCCTGGATGGCAGCAACGGCTTTGTGATTAACGGCATTAACGAGGGTGACTTCTCAGGCTCCTCGGTTAGCAATGCTGGAGACATCAACGGCGACGGCTTCGAGGACCTAATTATTGGGGCAAGATATGCCGACCCCAACAGCAATGACACTGCTGGGGAAAGCTATGTGGTGTTTGGCAGCAGCAGTGGCTTTGGAGATCGCTTTAATCTCTCATCTTTGAACGGCAGCAACGGCTTTGCAATCAACGGCATTAATACATTTGACTCATCAGGCTCCTCGGTTAGCAATGCTGGAGACATCAACGGCGACGGCATCGACGACCTAATTATCGGGGCAGTACTTGCCTCCCCCAACGATCAATTCAGATCAGGGGAGAGCTACGTGGTGTTTGGCAGCAATAGTGGTTTTGAAGCTAGCTTTAACCTCTCATCTCTGGACGGCAGCAACGGCTTTGCAATCAACGGCATTAACGAGGGTGACTTCTCAGGCTCCTCGGTTAGCAATGCTGGAGACATCAACGGCGACGGCATCGACGACCTAATTATCGGGGCAGTACTTGCCTCCCCCAACGACAAATCCCTTGCTGGGGAGAGCTACGTGGTGTTTGGCAGAAGTAGTGGTTTTGGAGCTAGGGCGTGTTTTCAAACTATAACCACAAGAGAATGGAGGCGATCGTAA
- a CDS encoding TIGR03032 family protein: protein MPCGKIITDGIPELLRSQNQVNPNESTTNKPSLEINASRQFTAWLYEQNLSLSFTTYQAGKLFFIGLQPNGKLSVFERSFERCMGLYANGNSLYMSSLYQLWRFENIIQPGQNHQGYDALYLPQMSYVTGDLDIHDIALSRAEEKDCEPQKLVFVNTLFSCLATVSKTHSFVPLWKPNFISKLAAEDRCHLNGLAMQQGKPKYVTAVSQSDVGEGWREHRANGGCVIDVESNEIVLQGLSMPHSPRWHQEKLWLLNSGAGEFGFVDLNRGVFEPVAFCPGYLRGCTFHGDFAVVGISQPRHNKTFSGLPLDGKLQQKNVEPRCGLLVIDLRSGDIVHSLRIEGVVLELYDVVALLGVRRPMAIGFRSDEIRRVVTVGSDQNF from the coding sequence GTGCCCTGCGGCAAAATTATCACCGACGGAATACCAGAGTTATTAAGGAGTCAAAACCAAGTGAATCCCAATGAAAGCACCACTAACAAACCATCTCTCGAAATCAATGCTTCTCGTCAGTTTACTGCTTGGCTGTATGAGCAAAACCTCAGTTTGTCCTTCACTACCTATCAAGCGGGGAAGTTATTCTTCATAGGCTTGCAACCAAACGGTAAATTATCTGTATTTGAACGTAGCTTTGAGCGATGCATGGGGTTATATGCCAATGGCAACAGCCTCTATATGAGTTCCCTGTATCAACTGTGGCGATTTGAAAATATCATCCAACCCGGACAAAACCACCAAGGCTACGATGCTCTTTATTTGCCCCAGATGAGTTATGTGACGGGAGATTTGGATATTCACGACATCGCTTTGAGTAGAGCAGAAGAAAAAGATTGTGAACCACAAAAATTAGTATTTGTCAATACCTTATTTAGTTGTTTAGCAACAGTCAGCAAAACCCACAGTTTCGTTCCTCTGTGGAAGCCAAACTTTATCAGCAAGCTAGCGGCGGAAGATCGATGTCACCTGAATGGGTTGGCAATGCAGCAAGGAAAACCTAAATACGTCACCGCTGTTAGCCAGTCAGATGTGGGAGAAGGCTGGCGGGAGCATCGGGCAAATGGCGGCTGTGTCATTGACGTAGAAAGCAATGAAATCGTGTTGCAGGGGCTTTCTATGCCCCACTCCCCCCGTTGGCATCAGGAAAAACTCTGGCTGCTCAACTCAGGCGCGGGAGAGTTTGGCTTTGTCGATTTAAACCGGGGAGTGTTTGAGCCAGTCGCCTTCTGTCCGGGATATCTGCGCGGTTGTACATTTCATGGCGACTTTGCGGTAGTGGGAATTTCTCAACCCAGGCATAACAAGACCTTTAGCGGCTTGCCCCTAGACGGTAAATTGCAACAGAAAAACGTTGAGCCTCGCTGTGGGTTACTAGTGATTGACCTGAGAAGCGGCGATATTGTCCATTCCCTGCGAATAGAGGGGGTGGTACTGGAATTGTACGATGTGGTAGCACTCTTGGGGGTACGTCGTCCAATGGCGATCGGATTTCGCAGCGACGAAATTCGGCGGGTAGTGACGGTGGGATCGGATCAAAATTTCTAA
- a CDS encoding diflavin flavoprotein codes for MTNSKPRDVQVLPIATNTKAIKARSWSRLRFEIEYALERGTTSNCYLIEADKTALLDPPPESFTEIYLEALRQTLDLQSLDYIILGHFSPNRVATLKAILELAPQVTFVCSLPGANNLRAAFLDQDLKVLVMRGKETLDLGKGHVLKFLPTPSPRWPEGLCTYDQQTQILYTDKLFATHLCGDELFDDNWEALKEDQRYYFNCLMAPQIPHVQAALEKISDLQVRMYAVGHGPLVRTSLIELTKAYAEWSRSHNDREISVALLYASAYGNTATLAQAIALGLTKGGVAVKSINCEFATPDEIRINLAQSEGFIIGSPTIGGHAPTPIHTALGIVLSSGDNSKLAGVFGSYGWSGEAFDLIEGKLRDAGYRFGFDTLKVKFKPDDVTLKFCEELGTDFAQALKKAKKVRVPQQAATPVEQAVGRIVGSVCVVTAKQGEVSTAMLGAWVSQATFNPPGLTVAIAKDRAIESLMYPGGKFALNILPEGNHQDYMKHFRKSFAPGEDRFANFSTAVADNGCTVLTDALAYLECSVNQRLECGDHWVVYATVDEGKLLKPDAVTAINHRKTGTHY; via the coding sequence ATGACCAATTCCAAGCCACGCGACGTACAAGTTTTACCAATTGCTACAAATACTAAGGCGATCAAAGCACGTAGCTGGTCACGTCTGCGGTTTGAAATTGAATACGCACTTGAAAGAGGTACTACCTCCAATTGCTATTTAATTGAAGCTGATAAAACCGCACTTCTTGATCCACCGCCAGAAAGCTTTACCGAAATTTATTTAGAGGCATTGCGGCAGACTTTAGATTTGCAAAGTTTAGATTATATAATCCTGGGTCATTTTAGTCCCAATCGAGTTGCAACCCTCAAAGCAATTTTAGAACTGGCACCACAGGTAACTTTTGTCTGTTCTCTTCCTGGTGCGAACAATTTGCGTGCTGCTTTCCTAGATCAGGATTTGAAAGTCTTGGTAATGCGGGGGAAAGAAACTCTGGATTTAGGCAAGGGTCATGTTTTAAAATTCTTGCCCACTCCCAGTCCGCGTTGGCCGGAAGGGCTTTGTACCTACGATCAGCAAACCCAAATTCTCTACACAGATAAGTTATTTGCAACTCATCTCTGTGGTGATGAATTGTTTGATGATAACTGGGAAGCGCTTAAAGAAGACCAGCGTTATTACTTTAACTGCCTGATGGCTCCCCAAATTCCTCATGTGCAAGCAGCTTTGGAGAAAATATCAGATTTGCAGGTGAGAATGTATGCTGTGGGTCACGGCCCATTGGTACGCACCAGCTTAATCGAACTCACCAAAGCTTATGCAGAGTGGAGCCGTTCTCACAACGATCGCGAGATTTCTGTTGCCTTACTTTATGCTTCAGCTTACGGCAATACGGCAACTTTAGCACAAGCGATCGCTCTGGGACTAACTAAAGGTGGAGTCGCAGTCAAATCGATTAACTGCGAATTTGCTACCCCTGATGAAATTCGCATCAACCTAGCACAGTCAGAGGGTTTTATCATTGGTTCTCCTACCATCGGTGGTCATGCGCCAACTCCCATTCATACTGCTTTAGGTATTGTGCTATCAAGCGGTGACAACAGCAAACTCGCTGGGGTTTTTGGTTCTTATGGCTGGAGTGGCGAAGCCTTTGACTTAATTGAAGGTAAACTCCGGGATGCTGGATATCGCTTTGGCTTTGACACCCTAAAGGTGAAGTTTAAACCTGATGATGTCACTCTCAAGTTCTGTGAAGAACTAGGTACAGACTTTGCCCAAGCACTGAAAAAGGCTAAAAAGGTACGTGTACCACAACAAGCTGCTACTCCAGTAGAACAGGCTGTTGGTCGGATCGTTGGTTCTGTCTGCGTGGTGACAGCTAAACAAGGAGAAGTGTCTACCGCAATGTTAGGCGCTTGGGTTTCTCAAGCCACCTTCAACCCACCCGGATTGACTGTTGCGATCGCCAAAGACCGAGCGATCGAATCTTTGATGTATCCAGGCGGTAAGTTTGCCTTAAATATTCTACCTGAAGGCAATCATCAAGACTACATGAAGCATTTCCGTAAATCTTTCGCGCCTGGGGAAGATCGGTTTGCCAACTTTAGTACAGCAGTTGCAGATAACGGCTGTACCGTCCTCACCGACGCACTAGCATATTTGGAATGCTCAGTCAACCAACGTCTGGAATGTGGCGACCATTGGGTTGTGTATGCAACTGTGGATGAAGGTAAATTACTCAAGCCTGATGCTGTGACTGCCATTAACCATCGTAAAACCGGCACTCATTATTAG
- a CDS encoding diflavin flavoprotein translates to MVAIAENVQHRLTIQTVEIAPNTTAIRSLDWDRDRFDIEFGLQNGTTYNSYLIRGEQTVLIDTSHQKFRDLYLETLKGLVNPKTIDYIIVSHTEPDHSGLVEDVLQLAPRATVLASKVALQFLEGLVHDPFSKRVVKTGDRIDIGKGHEMEFVSAPNLHWPDTIFSFDRKTQILYTCDAFGMHFCDDRTFDEDLEAIEADFRFYYDCLMGPNARSLLNAMKRMGDLGKINIIANGHGPLLYHHLDVLTGCYENWSQKQAKAETTVGLFFVSDYGYGERLGHAIAEGILKTGIGVEVLDLSTAESQEIQELAGRASGIIIGMPPTTSAAAQAGMSSVLAVAKNKQLIGLFECYGGDDEPIDTLRRQFLNSGIKEAFPPIRIKEVPSASTFQLCEEAGKDIGQLLVRDRNIKQIKSLDVNMEKALGRISSGLYIVTTKKDNVSSAMLASWVTQASLQPLGLTIAVAKDRAIDSLMQVGDRFVLNVLEEGNYQELKKHFLKRLHPGADRFAGVKTQTAKNGSPILTDALAYMECEIQSSMECSDHWILYCTVQEGRVSKNDALTAVRHRKVGNYY, encoded by the coding sequence ATGGTAGCGATCGCAGAGAACGTTCAGCATCGGTTAACTATACAAACTGTAGAAATTGCCCCTAACACAACAGCGATTCGCTCTCTTGATTGGGATCGCGATCGCTTCGATATCGAATTCGGACTGCAAAACGGCACAACCTACAATTCATATCTAATTAGGGGTGAACAAACAGTTTTGATTGATACTTCTCACCAGAAGTTTCGCGATCTGTATTTAGAGACTCTAAAAGGTCTTGTTAACCCCAAAACAATTGATTACATAATTGTCAGCCACACAGAGCCAGACCATAGTGGCTTGGTGGAAGATGTTCTTCAATTAGCTCCTAGAGCTACCGTTTTAGCATCAAAAGTTGCGCTTCAGTTTTTAGAAGGTTTGGTGCACGATCCTTTCTCGAAGAGGGTTGTCAAAACTGGCGATCGCATCGATATCGGCAAAGGACACGAAATGGAATTCGTGAGTGCGCCTAACCTGCACTGGCCGGATACAATCTTTAGCTTTGACCGCAAAACCCAAATTCTCTACACCTGTGATGCTTTTGGGATGCATTTTTGTGACGATCGCACCTTCGACGAAGATTTAGAAGCGATCGAAGCTGACTTTAGATTTTACTACGACTGCTTAATGGGCCCTAACGCTCGTTCGCTGCTGAATGCGATGAAGCGGATGGGTGATCTTGGGAAGATTAATATTATCGCCAACGGTCACGGCCCGCTATTATACCACCATTTAGATGTTCTAACCGGGTGCTACGAAAATTGGAGCCAAAAACAAGCTAAAGCAGAAACAACAGTTGGCTTGTTTTTTGTCTCAGATTATGGGTATGGCGAACGCCTTGGTCACGCAATTGCCGAAGGTATACTGAAAACTGGCATTGGAGTAGAAGTACTGGATCTGAGTACTGCTGAGAGCCAAGAAATTCAAGAACTAGCCGGGAGAGCATCTGGCATTATTATTGGTATGCCTCCGACTACTTCTGCCGCCGCCCAAGCTGGTATGAGTTCGGTACTAGCTGTCGCCAAGAACAAGCAATTGATTGGGCTGTTTGAATGTTACGGTGGGGATGATGAACCCATTGATACACTCCGCAGACAATTTCTCAACTCTGGCATCAAAGAAGCTTTCCCACCCATTCGGATTAAAGAGGTTCCCAGCGCATCAACATTCCAGTTGTGTGAAGAAGCGGGTAAAGACATCGGACAATTGCTGGTGCGCGATCGCAACATCAAGCAAATCAAGTCGCTTGATGTCAACATGGAAAAGGCGCTGGGTCGCATTAGCAGTGGACTATATATAGTCACTACTAAAAAAGATAATGTCTCAAGTGCAATGCTGGCATCCTGGGTAACGCAAGCGAGTTTGCAACCCTTAGGATTGACAATTGCCGTTGCGAAAGACCGCGCCATTGATTCCTTAATGCAAGTAGGCGATCGCTTCGTCCTCAACGTTTTGGAAGAAGGCAATTATCAAGAACTTAAAAAGCACTTCCTCAAGCGCTTGCATCCTGGTGCTGATCGCTTTGCTGGGGTAAAAACTCAAACCGCGAAAAACGGTTCCCCAATTCTAACTGATGCTCTGGCATACATGGAATGTGAAATCCAGAGCAGCATGGAATGCAGTGACCACTGGATTTTATATTGCACCGTCCAAGAAGGTCGTGTCTCCAAAAACGATGCATTGACAGCCGTTCGTCATCGCAAAGTAGGTAATTACTACTAA